One Hordeum vulgare subsp. vulgare chromosome 4H, MorexV3_pseudomolecules_assembly, whole genome shotgun sequence DNA window includes the following coding sequences:
- the LOC123448171 gene encoding uncharacterized abhydrolase domain-containing protein DDB_G0269086, whose amino-acid sequence MALSTSRPHHLLRRFHASARALARVEPHDFSQPSDYLGSWGERPPATVAAGGGDTREAWARLERLRKGYAREVGELRRQYAYEAQLLEAERQRKAEARAEAARVANEERKAAKAAAAQTRAAERRAFELDFRQALMKERAQKLESWRNKEKLKAQKKTDHRELLRRQSSVWVSEDKMEKKILEAIMHTTPL is encoded by the exons ATGGCGCTCTCCACCTCCAGGCCacaccacctcctccgccgctTTCACGCTTCCGCGCGGGCTCTTGCGCGGGTGGAACCGCACGATTTCTCGCAGCCCAGCGACTACCTCGGGAGCTGGGGGGAGCGCCCCCCCGCCACTGTCGCCGCGGGTGGCGGGGACACACGGGAGGCTTGGGCACGGCTCGAGCGGCTGCGCAAGGGCTACGCACGCGAGGTCGGGGAGCTGCGGCGTCAGTACGCCTACGAGGCGCAACTGCTGGAGGCCGAGCGGCAGCGCAAGGCGGAGGCACGTGCCGAAGCCGCCCGCGTCGCCAACGAGGAGCGCAAGGCCGCGAAGGCCGCCGCCGCGCAGACCAGGGCCGCAGAGCGCCGCGCCTTCGAGCTTGATTTCCGCCAGGCCCTC atgaaagaaAGAGCTCAGAAGCTGGAGAGCTGGAGGAacaaagagaagctgaaagcacaGAAGAAGACGGATCACAGGGAGCTCTTGCGCAGGCAGAGTTCTGTCTGGGTTTCTGAggataaaatggaaaagaaaattCTTGAAGCTATCATGCATACCACCCCTCTCTGA